The stretch of DNA GCTCCATGATGCAGGCCCCGTGCTCGGTCTCTGGACAGAGTACGCTGAGCGCTGCCGCAGCGGGGAACCGGTTCAGGTGCCTTTTACCGTGAAGCCGCTTGATCCTACCATCGGGCGTAGCCTCAACGAGCATGCATCCAAGACAGCCCTTGCCGCCTATGGATTGCCCGTTCCGGCGGGCCGCGTGGCCAGGCTTGGTGATCTGCCCCAGGCCATCGCCGACCTCAAGGGCCGCCCCTTCGTCCTGAAGGCGCTTCATGACGATCTGCTGCATAAGACGGAAGTTGGCGGCGTGGCGCTCGGACTGGCCGATGCCGAAGCCGTTGCTGCGTCTGCACGGGCGATGAAGACGGAGGTGGAGGCGAAGCGGCCGGGTTTGCACCTCGACCAGTTCCTCATCGAGCCCATGATCACCGATGTTGTGGCGGAGCTTATCGTGGGCGTGAAGCGCGACCCTCTCTTTGGCCTTGTCCTGGTGATCGGCGCGGGGGGCATTCTGGTTGAGCTCCTGCGCGATGCGGAGAGGCTGCTGCTGCCGACCACACCGAAGGAGGTCGAGGCGGCGATCAGGCGACTCAAGACGTTCAAGCTCCTCGATGGCTTCCGCGGACGGCCGCGTGGCGATCTCGCGGCGACCATCGCAGCCGTAATGAGCATTGCCGAATATGCCGCAGCCCAGCGGGAGAGCCTGCACGAACTCGACGTGAACCCTTTGATGGTTCTGCCGGAGGGCCGAGGCGCAATGGCTGCGGATGCTCTCATCGTCAGCTGCAAGCTGTGAGCTGATGGTGCCACCGCTATTGACTGGCGGCGTCCTCCCTGTAACAAACCGGGACATGATCAAGCGTTTCGTCTCGATGCTGATACTCGGCATCTGCGTCGGTATGAGTGTTCTACCCGCCCGTGCCGCATGGCAGAATCTTCGCGAAGACATCGTAAAAGGCGGCAGTATCACCGTCATGATCATGACCGACGGCACGCCGGTGACGCCCCTTCACGGCACGGAGACCATCCCGACGCTGGTCGTCCGCTGCTATGAGGACACGACTTCGATCTATGTACGGTGGGATGGATCGATTCAGGCGGATCACACGTCGGTTAGGTACCGCATCGATGGCGGGCGGGAACGCTCCGACACCTGGACGCTCTCTCCGAGCCACACCGCGACAGGTCTGTTCACTGGCGCGTCCAGCATTCCGCTGATCAAATCCTTGATCGGGCATCGCAAGTTCACGCTGGTGCTCGCGCCCGACTCCGCTGCGCCGGTGAGCACCACCTTCGCGCTCGATGACATGGATCTGGCAATTAAGCCTGTACGGGACGCCTGTCGCTGGTAGGCTCGGCACGCCAGTCCGCATAGAGCATTTTCGAGCGAAGTGGATAGGGGTAGGCGAGGCAGGAAAGTCGCGAACGCTCTAGCAATCCTCGTGGAACTTTGCCGCGACGAGATCCTGCAAGGCATCGAGCGCTTGTTCCGCCTCGGGGCCCGACGCGGTGACGACGATTGTCGAACCGGGATGGGCAGCCAGCATCATCAGCCCCATGATGGACGTGCCCACGACCGTTTGTCCGTCGCGGCTGACCGTGACATGAGCATTGAAGCTTTCCGCACAGCGAACGAACTTCGCTGAGGCCCGGGCATGAAGACCACGGCTATTGATGATCTCGAACGTGCGCTCGAGAGGTTTGACTTCGGCTTTCGTCATTGACTCGTTAACTCGGGAGATCAGCCGTCTCCGGAAAGAACACGGCTGGCAATATTGATATATTTGCGCCCGGCATCCTGCGCCTGCTCGACCGCTTCTGCAATGGGCATATCGGCGCGAACCCGCGCGAGCTTGATCAGCATTGGCAGGTTCACGCCGGCAATCACCTCGACCTTGGTGCTTTGCATGGTCGAAATCGCGAGGTTTGAGGGCGTGCCGCCGAACATATCGGTTAAGAGGATCACCCCCTGACCGGAATCGACACGGCCGACGGCCGCGAGGATATCGGCTCGTCTCTGCTCCATATCGTCATCAGGACCAATTGAGATTGCCTCGACCTGCTGTTGGGGACCGACGACATGTTCCATGGCGGCATGGAATTCTGCTGCAAGCCTGCCGTGGGTCACCAGAACCAGTCCGATCATCCAGTTTTCTCTCTTCTGTCATCCGGCTGCTGGATCGAAATGCGCCACAGGACGTTTAAGTCCGCACCGGTAATGCAATAATGCTGCCCAGATCGCAGTCCTGGCCGAAACAGGGGAAAGCCGCCGATCGGATCCGCCGCGCTCGCCCGGTGTGACGAGGGGCGGCGTGCTGGCTGCCTTCCATATACCCAATCTGGTTTTCCAGCCATATCCTCAAGCCGCATGACGTTCAGACCGCCAAAGTGGAGCTGGATACGTTACGGCGGAACGCTGTAATCGCAACACGGATCTTTGCGGTTGTGGAGATATCCCAAGGTGAAACGCGCAGCTCGGGTAAGCGGGTGTTGGCGACCTCGATCGTCTGGGCACCAAAATCGGGCAGTCTGTCGATGGTCTCACGCTGGGCGAAAGTGACCACCAGCCGCAGGGCAGCCGAGGGGCGCGTGGCCATGACGCGCACGATCCCAAGCCCGCGAACCTCGATCAATCCCCGCAGCGCCTCTGGTGGAGACGCGATGAGCGCATCGCCCGACCTGCGCAGCACCACTTGATCATCGCTCACGAGAGCACACGACATCGGCTCCCCATCCCCACCGGAACCATGCTCGTCGATAAGCCTCAGCGCGAGGTCCGATTTGCCCGACCCCGATGGCCCAAGGATCAGGACGCCATCCGCTCCAAACGCAACGCAGGTGCCATGGACCAAGGTCATCATGCCACCGCCAATCCTCAATTGTCGCTATCGATCGGCTTCAGCCTCACAATGAATCGGGCGCCGAGAACCGGCCGTTCTTCGGTTATCCTGCCTGGGCCATAACGGTTCTCCGCCCAGATGCGCCCGCGATGGGCCTCCACGATTTGCTTCGAGATGCTCAAGCCCAAACCGCTATTTTGCCCGAAGGATCCTTCAGGCCGGTCAGTATGGAAGCGGTCGAAGATCTTGTCCATGCTCTCGGGGCGGATGCCGGGTCCGTCATCGTCCACACAGATCTCGATTTCCCCGGCGACGCGCCGCAATCTTACCCGTATCGAGCCATTGGGTGGTGAGAACGAGCGGGCATTGTCGAGGAGATTGCGAACCACCTGACCGAGCCGGATGTCGTGTCCCATTACGCAGAACGGTCGGTCCACATGCTCCGGAGGTTGAATGATTCGCAGCACGATTTCGGCCTGATCACCCTGGCGCGTCTGATTGGCAATGCTGATCACCATGTTCAGCAATTCGACGATATCAACCTCTTCCGCTTCGGCACGTGCCAATTCGGCATCCAGCCTGGACGCGTCGGAAATATCGGTGATCAAGCGGTCGAGGCGCTTTACGTCGTCCTTGATGATCGCCACCAGCCGGCGGCGTTGCTCGTCGTTCTTGATATAGTCGAGCGTTTCCACGGCACTGCGCAAGGAGGTGAGCGGGTTCTTGAGCTCGTGGGACACGTCGGCCGCAAAATTCTCGATCGCAGCAATCCTGCTGTAAAGGGCATTGGTCATGTCGCGCAGGGCGACCGACAAATGCCCGATCTCGTCGCGACGCGATGAGAAATCTGGGATCTCGACCCGCTTGTTGACACCATGGCGAACCCGTTCAGCGGCCGCCGCAAGACGCTTGATCGGCTCGGCGATGGTGCCGGCGAGCAGGACCGACAGAAGCACCGTCACCAGGGCCGCGAACAGGAAGGTGAACAGGATGATCCGCCGCTCGCCACGCAGCGGCTCGTCGATATCCCCGCCCTGAGTGGACAGAACCAACGCGCCGAGCACGGCACGGAAGCGCTGGACCGGAACGGCCACCGACACCACGATTTCGTGCCGCTCATTCACACGGACAACGCTCACCGAGGCGCCGTTCAGTGCCGCCGTGACCTCCGGGAAATCCTTGCCATTCTCATTCCCATATTCTTTCTGCAGTGGATAATCGTTCGAAAACAGCCAATTGTTCAGCTGATGCCACAGCTGGACGAAGATGTTCTCATGGCTGCCATCCGGCGGCGGCAGGTCAAAGCGCAGGATTTCCCCGCGGCCATAGAGATACTGTGAGTCAACGACCAGCAGCCCTTCTCGGTCATATATCCGGGCGCGCGTTTTTGTGGGCGAGATCAGCCGCCGCAAAATCTGTCCGGCCCGCTCCGGATTGATCGGGAATTCGAAACTGCGCGTCTCATCGCTCTCGGCGCCGAACCGGCTGCCGCTTTGCAGATCCAGGAAGCGGTCCGGATCAATCAGGATGGAATCCGTGTCGACGGTGGCTGCCGCTGCAATCGCGCCGGCGATGATATGGGCCTGCGGCATAAGGCTCTGCACGCGAGCCTCGATCAGGCTCTGCCGGTACTTGTTGAAGTAGAGGATACCCGAGACGAGAATGATCAGCCCGGCGATATTGAGCAGGATGATGCGTGTCGTCAGGCTTGACGGGCTGAAGAGGAGAGACGGACGGAACGCTGAAAGTCGCTCGCGCTCTTCGATCGCGTCCGAAGCGCGATCGTCATCGTCAATGCTAAAGTCGCGCTCGGTCTCCGCAACCATTCCGGCTCATTCGGCTCGCATCGACGAGCCCCACGTCACATTTCCTTGAAACGATATCCGACACCGTAAAGAGTTTCGATGGCGTCGAAATCGTCATCAACCACCTTGAACTTCTTCCGCAGCCGCTTGATGTGGCTATCGATCGTCCGATCATCCACATATACCTGATCATCATAGGCTGCATCCATTAGCGCGTCGCGGCTTTTAACCACACCCGGGCGCTGGGCCAAAGCTTGGAGGATCAGGAATTCCGTAACCGTCAATGTCACGCCTTGCCCATTCCAGGTGCAGGAGTGGCGCTCCGGATCCATGATGAGCGCGCCTCGCTCGATCTTCTTGGCCGAGACCTCGCCTGTGGCAGAGGCCTCGCGTGGCTGGGAGCGTCGCAATACGGCCCGGACCCGTTCGATCAGCAGCCTTTGCGAGAACGGCTTACGGATATAGTCATCGGCGCCCATCTTGAGGCCGAAGAGCTCGTCGATCTCATCGTCCTTGGAGGTGAGGAAGATGACGGGCATATCGGTCTTCTGACGAAGGCGGCGAAGAAGCTCCATGCCATCCATGCGCGGCATCTTGATGTCGAAGATCGCGATATCGGGCGGATTGTCCTCGAGGCCTTTGAGGGCCGCGACGCCGTCGACATAGGTTTGCGTTTGATAGCCCTCGGCTTCGAGGGCCATGCTTACCGAAGTTAGAATATGCCTGTCGTCGTCAACCAACGCAATCGTCGGCATTTTCTTGCCCATGACCATGAATCCTGTCGTAGCGCTCTAGAAGCCGAACAAGGGTAAATTGTGGCGCATATAATGCGTTACAGAGGCCAAGGTGACTGGCATATGAATGGGCGGCCTCTGCAGTCCCTGCTTTGGCATCTTTCTATAGCGGACTTATACAACGAAGTTCAACCACTGCGCGTATGGGAGACCTTAGCTTGCCCGCCGACACTGAAACTCAATTGCCCGGACCAACTGCTCGCTGCTTGCTCCGCAAGGCTCGTAAGGCCGCTCTCGGGACGCTCCAGGAGGCTAGCGGCGCACCTCTGGTGACACTCGCCACGGTGGCGACGGATCCGTTCGGTGCCCCCCTGCTCCTCCTGTCAGGATTGGCCTGGCATACCCGCAACCTGCTGGCCGATGGGCGTGCCTCGCTGCTGATCGATGGCACCGGGCCAGAGGGCGATCCGCTTGAGGGGATCCGGGTGAGCCTCTGGGGCAGAATCTCGCAGGCAGGTGATGAGGCGAGGGGGCGCTTCCTCGCACATCATCCCTCCGCCAGCTATTATGCTGACTTCAAAGATTTCGCTTTCTATCGTCTCGATGTCGAGGGCGGCCACTCGGTGGCAGGCTTCGGGCGGATCGTCACGTTCGGCGCGCAAGACTTCCTCCTCGATTCTGCCCAGTTCGCACCGGTGGCGGACGCTGAGGCCCGCATTGTTAGTCACATGAATGAAGATCACGCCGATGCGGTTGCGCTTTATGCGACGAAGCTGCTCGGTGCCGAAGCCGGTGATTGGAAAATTTCCGCGGTGGATCCGGACGGGTGCGATCTCGTCAACGGAAAGACCGTGCTGCGACTGCCGTTTGAGCGGCCGGTCTGCACGGCCGAGGAGGTGCGCAAGGAATTGGTCGCGCTCGTCAAAAAGGCTCGCGGCATGGAGGCCGCTGCCTGATGACGTCTACCTCGCTGGGGAGTGCTGCGGCAGGTGCTAATCGTGAACGCGCGTCAAGGGTACACGCCCGGCAAGCAATGCCAGCTCGTTGAAGGCGCGCTCGACCCGCTCGCCTAACAGCGGCTCTAATCTGCCCGGTATGCTCAGGATGAGCGATTTATTGCCTTCATAGGAAAGGCTGATCTGCGGGAGCATGCCGGGCATCGCCCCGGACATCACGTAGGCAAGACGCTGGGCAGCGGCGATGAGCCGGGCCCGCGGGATCACATCATCATCGATGAGCCGCATGAAATTTTTTGGGGCGACGTCGGACAGCGGGCCCTCGTAACGAAAGAAGACGGTCAGCGCCAGGAAGATGCGGCCGGGATGGTCGACGCCTGCGAAGGATGCCTGGGAAATGAGCGAGAGACTGCGCTCACCGCGATAATTTGGGTGGGTGCGCCAGCCGATATCCGCGAGGAAACAGGCGGCGTGTCGCAGGCGCTCCTGCGCCGGGGTCTCTTTGAGGCCGTTGCCTCGAAAGAGCTGCCCCGTCCAATCGCAAAGCTCGAATTCATGCTCCACCGAGCGGGCATAGCGTCTGGCAAAGTCGATGCAGGCGACGATAAGCGGGTCACGCTTGCGCTTGTCTTTCTCCAGCTTTGAGAAAATGAGCCCCTCGCGCAAGCCGAAGGCCGAGATGATGACGTCTTGCGCCTTGCTGCGCTTCAACAGCCGGTCGAGCACGAGCGCACCGTAAGGGAGCGTGTCGGCGCGGCTTTTTTGAATGGCGGGTATATCGCGTACTGTCTCGGCGGAGAGGCCGCTGACCAGTGCGGCTATGCTCCGTGCCGCCGTTCGGCTCATCCTGTAATTATGCAGCACATGGAGCGGATAGTGGGTCTGCGCCATATGCAAACGCGCAAGGTTCCGCCACGTGCCGCCCACGGAATAGAAGGATCGCCCTTTGAGTTTGTCCAGAATGTCGAGACCAGCAAAGGTCTCGTCGATGAATTTGCGCGCCTTGTCGATGGAATTTCCGGAGACGTCCATCAGGCGTAAGGCACCAAGCGGAACGGTCACACCTGACCGGATGGCTCCGCCGCGGATTTCGACGAGCTCAAGGCTGCCGCCGCCGAGATCGCCAACCACCCCATCCGCATCGGGAATACCTGACAGCACCCCTAAGGCGGCAAGCTCAGCCTCCTTTTTTCCCGACAGGATATCGATCCGATGGCCAAGCGCTTCGCGGGCCTGCTCGATGAATTCAGGCCCGTTTTCCGCCTCGCGCGATGCGGCGGTGGCGACCGCATAGAGCTTGTGGACCCCGATCTGCTCGCACAGCAGCTTGAAGCGGCGCAGCGCCTTCAGGGTGCGTTCGATGGCGTCATCCGCAAGCCGCCCCGTCAGAGCCAGGCCGCGGCCCAGTCCGCAGGCGATCTTCTCGTTAAAAATCGGCGCTGGGGCGCGATTGGGACCATCATAGACGACGAGGCGGACGGAGTTCGAACCGATATCGACGATGCCGACGGGTTGGTACTTTGGCGGCTCGGCAGACCTAACCTTCTTCCGCTTCACTTAGCTTCCGCCCTGAACGGCCCTGGCATGCTGGGAAATCCTGTGACTCAACGCAGGTGGGAGACTGTCCTTCAGTGAACTACCCCGTCCGGACAGGCTGGGATTCGTCATAAAATATTCGTGGGCGTTGAACAATTCATCATTAGGCCCAGGCTCAATACGCCGTGAACGTCCATCCGGCAGCAGCTCCCAGCTTTGTTGGTTATCCTGCAGGGACGCGATCATGATCTGGTCCTGCACCTGCTGGTGGACGGTCAGATTGTGGATCGGAACCAGCGTCTCGCAGCGGCGATGCAGGTTGCGCTCCATCCAATCGGCGGAGGAAATATAGACCTTGGCCTGGTCAGACGGGAGGCCATGGCCGGCGCCGAAGCACACGATGCGCGAATGTTCGAGGAAACGGCCGATGATGCTCTTCACCCGGATATTATCGGAAAGGCCCGGCACACCTGGTCTGAGGCAGCATATGCCGCGCACCACCAGATCGATCTGCACCCCCGCGCGGCTTGCCTCATAAAGCTTGTCGATCACCTCGGGATCGACCAGCGCATTGAGCTTCGCCCAGATCTGCGCCGGACGCCCGGCCCGGGCATGCTCGATCTCCGCATCGATATTCTCCAGGATCGTAGTGTGCAGATTGATCGGCGAGATCGACAATTGCTCGAGGTCGATGGGCGGCGCATAGCCCGAGATGAAATTGAACAGCTTGTTGGCATCCCGGCCGAACGCCGGATCGCAGGTGAAGAACGAGAGATCCGTGTAAACTTTGGCGGTGATCGGGTGGTAATTGCCCGTGCCGAAATGCACATAGGTGCGCAACAGGCTACCCTCGCGCCGCACCACCATGGACACCTTGGCGTGGGTCTTCAGTTCCAGGAAGCCGTAGACCACCTGAGCGCCGGCCCGTTCGAGATCGCGCGCCCACTGAATATTCGCCGCCTCATCGAACCGCGCCTTGAGCTCGACGATGGCGGTAACGGATTTGCCCGCTTCAGCGGCTTTCGCCAGGGCGGCAACGATGGGCGATCCGGGTGACGTGCGGTAGAGCGTCTGTTTGATCGCCACCACATCCGGATCTTCCG from Rhodoligotrophos sp. CJ14 encodes:
- a CDS encoding type VI secretion system-associated protein TagO, producing MIKRFVSMLILGICVGMSVLPARAAWQNLREDIVKGGSITVMIMTDGTPVTPLHGTETIPTLVVRCYEDTTSIYVRWDGSIQADHTSVRYRIDGGRERSDTWTLSPSHTATGLFTGASSIPLIKSLIGHRKFTLVLAPDSAAPVSTTFALDDMDLAIKPVRDACRW
- a CDS encoding HPr family phosphocarrier protein, which gives rise to MTKAEVKPLERTFEIINSRGLHARASAKFVRCAESFNAHVTVSRDGQTVVGTSIMGLMMLAAHPGSTIVVTASGPEAEQALDALQDLVAAKFHEDC
- a CDS encoding PTS sugar transporter subunit IIA yields the protein MIGLVLVTHGRLAAEFHAAMEHVVGPQQQVEAISIGPDDDMEQRRADILAAVGRVDSGQGVILLTDMFGGTPSNLAISTMQSTKVEVIAGVNLPMLIKLARVRADMPIAEAVEQAQDAGRKYINIASRVLSGDG
- a CDS encoding HPr kinase/phosphorylase encodes the protein MMTLVHGTCVAFGADGVLILGPSGSGKSDLALRLIDEHGSGGDGEPMSCALVSDDQVVLRRSGDALIASPPEALRGLIEVRGLGIVRVMATRPSAALRLVVTFAQRETIDRLPDFGAQTIEVANTRLPELRVSPWDISTTAKIRVAITAFRRNVSSSTLAV
- a CDS encoding stimulus-sensing domain-containing protein, yielding MVAETERDFSIDDDDRASDAIEERERLSAFRPSLLFSPSSLTTRIILLNIAGLIILVSGILYFNKYRQSLIEARVQSLMPQAHIIAGAIAAAATVDTDSILIDPDRFLDLQSGSRFGAESDETRSFEFPINPERAGQILRRLISPTKTRARIYDREGLLVVDSQYLYGRGEILRFDLPPPDGSHENIFVQLWHQLNNWLFSNDYPLQKEYGNENGKDFPEVTAALNGASVSVVRVNERHEIVVSVAVPVQRFRAVLGALVLSTQGGDIDEPLRGERRIILFTFLFAALVTVLLSVLLAGTIAEPIKRLAAAAERVRHGVNKRVEIPDFSSRRDEIGHLSVALRDMTNALYSRIAAIENFAADVSHELKNPLTSLRSAVETLDYIKNDEQRRRLVAIIKDDVKRLDRLITDISDASRLDAELARAEAEEVDIVELLNMVISIANQTRQGDQAEIVLRIIQPPEHVDRPFCVMGHDIRLGQVVRNLLDNARSFSPPNGSIRVRLRRVAGEIEICVDDDGPGIRPESMDKIFDRFHTDRPEGSFGQNSGLGLSISKQIVEAHRGRIWAENRYGPGRITEERPVLGARFIVRLKPIDSDN
- a CDS encoding response regulator transcription factor, with the translated sequence MPTIALVDDDRHILTSVSMALEAEGYQTQTYVDGVAALKGLEDNPPDIAIFDIKMPRMDGMELLRRLRQKTDMPVIFLTSKDDEIDELFGLKMGADDYIRKPFSQRLLIERVRAVLRRSQPREASATGEVSAKKIERGALIMDPERHSCTWNGQGVTLTVTEFLILQALAQRPGVVKSRDALMDAAYDDQVYVDDRTIDSHIKRLRKKFKVVDDDFDAIETLYGVGYRFKEM
- a CDS encoding HugZ family protein codes for the protein MGDLSLPADTETQLPGPTARCLLRKARKAALGTLQEASGAPLVTLATVATDPFGAPLLLLSGLAWHTRNLLADGRASLLIDGTGPEGDPLEGIRVSLWGRISQAGDEARGRFLAHHPSASYYADFKDFAFYRLDVEGGHSVAGFGRIVTFGAQDFLLDSAQFAPVADAEARIVSHMNEDHADAVALYATKLLGAEAGDWKISAVDPDGCDLVNGKTVLRLPFERPVCTAEEVRKELVALVKKARGMEAAA
- the ppx gene encoding exopolyphosphatase, yielding MKRKKVRSAEPPKYQPVGIVDIGSNSVRLVVYDGPNRAPAPIFNEKIACGLGRGLALTGRLADDAIERTLKALRRFKLLCEQIGVHKLYAVATAASREAENGPEFIEQAREALGHRIDILSGKKEAELAALGVLSGIPDADGVVGDLGGGSLELVEIRGGAIRSGVTVPLGALRLMDVSGNSIDKARKFIDETFAGLDILDKLKGRSFYSVGGTWRNLARLHMAQTHYPLHVLHNYRMSRTAARSIAALVSGLSAETVRDIPAIQKSRADTLPYGALVLDRLLKRSKAQDVIISAFGLREGLIFSKLEKDKRKRDPLIVACIDFARRYARSVEHEFELCDWTGQLFRGNGLKETPAQERLRHAACFLADIGWRTHPNYRGERSLSLISQASFAGVDHPGRIFLALTVFFRYEGPLSDVAPKNFMRLIDDDVIPRARLIAAAQRLAYVMSGAMPGMLPQISLSYEGNKSLILSIPGRLEPLLGERVERAFNELALLAGRVPLTRVHD